In the genome of Rhodoferax sp. BAB1, one region contains:
- a CDS encoding SDR family oxidoreductase, which yields MKVLVTGANGFVGRTLCAWLLKTGHEAVPGVRREYGMRGEAVVGDIDAATHWAETLEGCQALVHLAARVHVMRDTAADPLEEFRRTNVAGTLNLARQAAAAGVRRFVFISSVKVNGESTLPGRPFTERDAPAPQDAYGLSKLEAELGLRAIAQETGMELVVIRPPLVYGPGVRANFRALMRAVARGLPLPLAAVDNRRSLVGLDNLVDFIVTCIDHPSAAHEIFLVSDGEDLSTPGLIRGLAQAMGRSPRLFRLPLWMLWIPAALLGRRATLERVCGSLQVDISKARTILGWHPPVPVSEGLAQVVRHHTS from the coding sequence ATGAAAGTCCTGGTGACCGGTGCCAATGGTTTTGTCGGCCGGACGCTTTGCGCGTGGCTGCTCAAGACGGGGCATGAGGCTGTGCCCGGCGTAAGGCGCGAGTACGGTATGCGGGGTGAGGCGGTGGTCGGAGATATCGATGCTGCCACACACTGGGCCGAGACGCTCGAGGGGTGTCAGGCGCTGGTTCACCTGGCGGCCCGCGTCCACGTCATGCGCGACACAGCCGCCGACCCGCTGGAAGAATTCCGCCGGACCAACGTGGCCGGTACCCTGAACCTGGCGCGCCAGGCTGCCGCGGCGGGGGTGCGGCGTTTTGTCTTCATCAGCTCGGTCAAGGTGAACGGGGAATCGACGCTGCCGGGGCGCCCGTTCACGGAACGTGACGCGCCGGCCCCGCAGGATGCCTACGGCCTGTCCAAGCTGGAGGCAGAGTTGGGCCTGCGTGCCATTGCGCAAGAGACGGGCATGGAGCTGGTCGTCATCCGCCCGCCGCTGGTCTATGGTCCCGGCGTGCGTGCCAATTTCCGTGCCTTGATGCGGGCCGTGGCCCGGGGCCTGCCGCTGCCGCTGGCGGCTGTGGACAACCGGCGCAGTTTGGTCGGTCTGGACAACCTGGTCGATTTCATCGTGACCTGCATCGACCACCCGTCGGCGGCACATGAGATCTTTCTGGTCAGTGATGGCGAAGACCTGTCGACACCCGGTTTGATCCGGGGCCTGGCCCAGGCCATGGGGCGGTCGCCGCGGCTGTTTCGCCTGCCCTTGTGGATGCTGTGGATCCCGGCAGCGCTGCTCGGGCGCCGGGCGACCCTGGAGCGGGTCTGTGGCAGTCTGCAGGTGGATATTTCAAAGGCACGCACAATACTCGGCTGGCATCCGCCGGTCCCTGTGAGTGAAGGGCTGGCACAGGTCGTGCGGCACCACACATCATGA
- a CDS encoding glycosyltransferase family 2 protein, which produces MKISVITVCFNSEATIAHTLQAVAAQTHPDVEHVIVDGGSRDGTVKLVETLGRNGRVILSEPDKGIYDAMNKGLRLATGDVIGFLNADDMYADDGVLARVDALMQQDRLDALYGDTEFVHPANLNKPVRRYRSDRFRPDRIAWGWMPAHPALFLRRQVFERYGGFRPDYRIAGDFELVARIFHPGELSYRHIPEVLVRMRTGGISTGGLRSTLLLNSEVLRACRENGISSNWLMILSKYPAKLLEYLRK; this is translated from the coding sequence ATGAAGATCAGCGTTATCACAGTCTGCTTCAACAGCGAGGCCACGATAGCCCATACTCTGCAGGCGGTTGCCGCGCAGACGCACCCGGACGTTGAGCATGTCATCGTCGACGGCGGGTCGCGAGATGGTACGGTCAAGCTGGTCGAAACCTTGGGACGTAACGGCAGGGTCATCCTTTCAGAGCCCGACAAGGGCATCTACGACGCCATGAACAAGGGCCTGCGGCTGGCCACCGGCGACGTGATCGGTTTTCTCAATGCCGATGACATGTACGCCGACGATGGGGTGTTGGCGCGTGTCGATGCGCTCATGCAGCAGGACAGGCTCGACGCCTTGTATGGTGATACGGAGTTTGTGCATCCTGCTAATCTGAACAAGCCGGTGCGCCGTTACCGATCTGATCGTTTCCGGCCGGACCGTATTGCCTGGGGCTGGATGCCGGCGCATCCGGCGCTCTTCCTCCGGCGTCAGGTCTTTGAGCGCTATGGAGGTTTTCGTCCGGACTATCGCATTGCGGGTGACTTTGAGCTGGTCGCGCGTATCTTTCATCCGGGTGAGCTGTCCTACAGGCACATCCCCGAAGTCCTCGTGCGCATGCGCACCGGCGGCATCAGCACCGGGGGCTTGCGCAGCACCCTGCTTCTCAACAGTGAGGTGTTGCGGGCGTGCCGGGAAAACGGGATCAGCAGCAACTGGCTGATGATTCTTTCCAAGTATCCGGCCAAGCTTCTCGAGTATTTGCGCAAATGA